In the genome of Geotrypetes seraphini chromosome 16, aGeoSer1.1, whole genome shotgun sequence, one region contains:
- the PAQR6 gene encoding membrane progestin receptor delta isoform X1, whose protein sequence is MLTVKLPQLLNIHQVPQVFRTDGIISGYRHPKSSALDCILSSFRMTNETLNIWTHFLPTWYFLWRFLVLSTSLDFCTDPYNWPLLLYLLVICLYPFTSSCAHTFSTMSPHACHFCYFLDYGALSLYSLGCAFTYSAYIMPDRWINSPLHLHFTQLATLNSFICTALSCYSRFLELEAPKLSKVLRTAAFVHPFIFDNVPLLYRLLFCWGDGCAWNAAIPLHFHHLFFAFLAGFLFASHLPERLAPGRFDYVGHSHQLFHVCAVLGTHFQLEAILVDMSSRKPWLTSHTPPATLLGTLGVVGAAVLGNLAIIGLFARILLWSPRATSILQSTASEGTKLKE, encoded by the exons aTGCTGACTGTGAAATTACCGCAGCTCCTGAACATTCACCAGGTGCCTCAG gttTTCAGGACGGATGGCATTATTTCTGGCTACCGTCATCCGAAGAGCTCTGCCTTGGACTGTATCCTGAGCTCCTTCCGAATGACCAATGAGACCCTGAACATCTGGACGCACTTTCTCCCAACCTG GTACTTTCTGTGGAGGTTCCTGGTCCTTTCCACGTCTCTGGATTTCTGCACTGACCCTTACAACTGGCCTCTCCTGCTGTACCTGCTGGTGATCTGCCTGTATCCCTTCACGTCCAGCTGTGCTCATACGTTCAGCACCATGTCCccgcatgcctgtcacttctgcTACTTCCTGGACTACGGAGCCCTCAGCCTCTACAGCCTGG GCTGTGCCTTCACATACAGCGCCTACATCATGCCCGACCGCTGGATTAACTCCCCACTGCACCTGCACTtcacacagctggccaccctgaACTCTTTCATCTGCACTGCGCTCTCCTGCTATTCCCG ATTCCTGGAACTGGAAGCCCCAAAGCTCAGCAAAGTCCTTCGCACGGCAGCCTTTGTCCACCCCTTCATATTTGACAACGTTCCCCTCTTATATCGG TTGCTGTTCTGTTGGGGCGACGGGTGCGCCTGGAACGCTGCCATCCCTCTGCACTTCCATCACCTCTTCTTCGCCTTTCTCGCCGGCTTCCTCTTCGCCTCCCATTTACCTGAACGCCTGGCGCCTGGACGTTTCGATTATGTGG GTCACAGCCACCAGCTCTTCCATGTCTGCGCCGTGTTGGGCACGCATTTCCAGCTGGAAGCCATTCTGGTGGACATGAGCTCCCGCAAGCCCTGGCTCACCTCACACACCCCGCCGGCCACCCTGCTTGGCACATTGGGCGTTGTGGGTGCCGCCGTGCTGGGAAATCTTGCCATCATCGGGCTCTTCGCTAGAATCCTGCTCTGGTCCCCCAGAGCCACCTCCATTCTCCAGAGCACAGCGTCCGAGGGGACCAAGTTGAAGGAATAG
- the PAQR6 gene encoding membrane progestin receptor delta isoform X2, with protein sequence MLTVKLPQLLNIHQVPQVFRTDGIISGYRHPKSSALDCILSSFRMTNETLNIWTHFLPTWYFLWRFLVLSTSLDFCTDPYNWPLLLYLLVICLYPFTSSCAHTFSTMSPHACHFCYFLDYGALSLYSLGCAFTYSAYIMPDRWINSPLHLHFTQLATLNSFICTALSCYSRSVDSWNWKPQSSAKSFARQPLSTPSYLTTFPSYIGCCSVGATGAPGTLPSLCTSITSSSPFSPASSSPPIYLNAWRLDVSIMWVTATSSSMSAPCWARISSWKPFWWT encoded by the exons aTGCTGACTGTGAAATTACCGCAGCTCCTGAACATTCACCAGGTGCCTCAG gttTTCAGGACGGATGGCATTATTTCTGGCTACCGTCATCCGAAGAGCTCTGCCTTGGACTGTATCCTGAGCTCCTTCCGAATGACCAATGAGACCCTGAACATCTGGACGCACTTTCTCCCAACCTG GTACTTTCTGTGGAGGTTCCTGGTCCTTTCCACGTCTCTGGATTTCTGCACTGACCCTTACAACTGGCCTCTCCTGCTGTACCTGCTGGTGATCTGCCTGTATCCCTTCACGTCCAGCTGTGCTCATACGTTCAGCACCATGTCCccgcatgcctgtcacttctgcTACTTCCTGGACTACGGAGCCCTCAGCCTCTACAGCCTGG GCTGTGCCTTCACATACAGCGCCTACATCATGCCCGACCGCTGGATTAACTCCCCACTGCACCTGCACTtcacacagctggccaccctgaACTCTTTCATCTGCACTGCGCTCTCCTGCTATTCCCG ATCTGTAGATTCCTGGAACTGGAAGCCCCAAAGCTCAGCAAAGTCCTTCGCACGGCAGCCTTTGTCCACCCCTTCATATTTGACAACGTTCCCCTCTTATATCGG TTGCTGTTCTGTTGGGGCGACGGGTGCGCCTGGAACGCTGCCATCCCTCTGCACTTCCATCACCTCTTCTTCGCCTTTCTCGCCGGCTTCCTCTTCGCCTCCCATTTACCTGAACGCCTGGCGCCTGGACGTTTCGATTATGTGG GTCACAGCCACCAGCTCTTCCATGTCTGCGCCGTGTTGGGCACGCATTTCCAGCTGGAAGCCATTCTGGTGGACATGA